The Enterobacter huaxiensis sequence GCCCATGATACATCGACACGCCCGCATGCCACGCGCGTTTATCAAAAGGAACATACTGAACTACCTCGCCATCACGACGAATCAGACAGTGAGCCGATACGCGCAGAGAGGCAATTTCAGCAAAGAAAGGATGGGCATCGGGATCTATGGTTCCCGTGAATAACGCATCGATCCACGGGCCACCAAATTCGCCCGGCGGGAGACTGATATTATGAACCACCAGCAGTGTGGGCTTTTCATCCTCCGGGCGGCAATCGTGGTGCGGCGAGGGCACATGCCGCGCGTCCACCAGCCATCCGTTTTCTAACAACATGCTGGAACTCCTTATGTATGGTGCAGTTACTCGGTTCAGAGTAGCATGTTTCAATATTATGATTCGTTACCAATTTGGAGTTTTATCATGCCGCCTCGCCGCTACAACCCCGACCACCGACGTGACGCCCTTCTGGAACGTATTAACATGGATATCCCGGCAAGCGTTGCTCACGCTCTGAAAGAAGACCTGGGCGGAGACATCAGTGCCGACAACGATATTACCGCACAATTGTTGCCAAAAGAGACGCGCTCCCATGCGGTGATTATTACCCGTGAAGCGGGCGTTTTTTGCGGAAAACGCTGGGTTGAAGAGGTCTTTACCCAGCTGGCGGGTGACGATGTTCAGGTAACCTGGCACGTTGAAGATGGGGATGCTCTCACCGAAAACCAGCCGCTGTTTGAGCTGGCTGGCCCGTCCCGCGTGCTGCTCACCGGCGAGCGTACCGCACTTAACTTCGTGCAGACGCTTTCCGGCGTTGCCAGTGAGGTCCGCCGCTACGTTGACCTGCTGGCCGGCACCCGCACGCAGCTGCTGGATACCCGCAAAACGCTGCCGGGCCTGCGCACCGCGCTGAAGTACGCGGTACTCTGCGGCGGCGGCGCAAACCACCGTCTGGGGCTATCGGATGCCTTCCTGATAAAAGAAAACCACATTATTGCCTCCGGCTCCGTGCGTCAGGCGGTGGAAAAAGCCTTCTGGCTGCACCCGGACGTTCCGGTTGAAGTCGAAGTCGAAAGCCTTGAAGAGCTGGATGAAGCCATTAAGGCGGGCGCAGATATCATCATGCTCGATAACTTCGAAACGGAGCAGATGCGCGAGGCGGTAAAACGCACCAACGGTCAGGCGCAGCTTGAAGTCTCCGGCAATGTGACCTTCGATACCATCCGTGAATTCGCGGAAACGGGCGTCGATTACATTTCCGTCGGCGCGCTAACCAAACATGTTCGCGCTCTCGATCTCTCGATGCGTTTCAAATAGCGTTGCCTCCCCTCTCCGCCCGGAGAGGGGAAATTCAGCCCGGCTCGCAAATTCAAAGCCATTCACTGCAACCCCGCGCGAATTCCCTGAAAGCCTCTTCACGTTCCTTATTTTGCCCCTCGTCTCCCTCTCCTCTCGCTGCCAGAGTAGCGCCACCAAACCGGAGGAGCAGATATGAACAAACAACACGGATTCACTCTTATTGAGCTGATGGTGGTGATAGGCATTATTGCCATTCTGAGCGCCATTGGCGTACCCGCCTACCAAAATTACCTGCGAAAAGCAGCCCTTACCGACATGCTGCAAACCTTTGTTCCCTACCGCACCGCCATTGAGCTTTGCGCCCTGGATCGCGGCGGCGTGGAGAGCTGCGATGCAGGCACAAACGGCATCCCATCCCCGGCGACAACGCGCTATGTGTCAGCGATGAGCGTGGCTAAAGGCGTCGTGTCATTAACCGGCCAGGAGAGCCTGAACGGTCTTGAGGTGCTCATGACGCCAGTCTGGAGCGACGCCAATGGCATGACGGGCTGGACGCGCGACTGCAGGATCGACGCCGATAGCGCGCTCAAGCTGGCCTGTGAAGATGTCTTCCGCTTCGACAGCAACTAACCGAAGGGGAATACAATGAATTCAGAACAGCTAATGGCGCTGTGCCAGCGTCACCACGCCCTGCTACTCGCGAGTGACGCAGACACGATCGGCATTGCCGTGGTGGGAAACCCCGGGGCTGAACTCATGGAAGCACTCCGCTTCGCGACGCAAAAGCGCATCGATATCGAATGCTGGACCGCCGAACGGATGGAGAAACAACGACAGCTTGCCTCACCGGCCAGCCTGCCGGGCGTATCTTCAGCAGGCCCAGCGGCGGATATACTCAACCACACCTTGCTTCAGGCCCTGCATCAGCGAGCGTCCGATATACATATCGAACCGACGGAAAACGGCTGTCAGATCCGTTTGCGTATTGACGGCGTTCTTTACCCTCAGCCTCAGCTTACCGTCGCGTCAGGAACCATTCTTATCGCGCGGCTCAAAGTGTTGGGTAACCTGGATATCGCCGAGCGTCGCCTGCCGCAGGACGGTCAGTTCACGGTTGAGCTGGCAAACGAGAGCGTCTCTTTTCGCATCGCCACGCTTCCCTGCAGCGGAGGAGAGAAAATCGTGCTGCGCTTGCTTCATCAGGTCCAGCAGGCGCTGGAGATTGGGCAGCTGGGTATGAGTGAAGACCAGCAGAGGCGCTTTTCCGGCGTACTGAATCAACCGCAGGGGTTAATTCTGGTCACAGGCCCCACCGGCAGCGGTAAAACCGTGACGCTTTACACGGCGCTCCAGGCGCGAAACACGCCTGACGTGAATATTTGCAGCGTTGAAGATCCGATAGAAATTCCGCTTGCGGGGTTAAACCAGACGCAAATTAACCCTCGCGCAGGGTTGACCTTCCAGAGCGTGCTGCGCGCCCTGTTGCGCCAGGATCCAGACATTATCATGGTGGGGGAAATTCGAGATGGTGAAACGGCAGAAATCGCCATCAAGGCCGCGCAGACCGGGCATCTGGTGCTGTCCACGCTTCATACCAACTCCACAACGGAGACGCTTATCCGCCTGCAGCAGAT is a genomic window containing:
- the ampD gene encoding 1,6-anhydro-N-acetylmuramyl-L-alanine amidase AmpD, which codes for MLLENGWLVDARHVPSPHHDCRPEDEKPTLLVVHNISLPPGEFGGPWIDALFTGTIDPDAHPFFAEIASLRVSAHCLIRRDGEVVQYVPFDKRAWHAGVSMYHGRERCNDFSIGIELEGTDSLPYTDAQYQQLAAVTQTLIGVYPSIAENITGHSDIAPVRKTDPGPAFDWSRFRAMLTASSDKEMT
- the nadC gene encoding carboxylating nicotinate-nucleotide diphosphorylase; this encodes MPPRRYNPDHRRDALLERINMDIPASVAHALKEDLGGDISADNDITAQLLPKETRSHAVIITREAGVFCGKRWVEEVFTQLAGDDVQVTWHVEDGDALTENQPLFELAGPSRVLLTGERTALNFVQTLSGVASEVRRYVDLLAGTRTQLLDTRKTLPGLRTALKYAVLCGGGANHRLGLSDAFLIKENHIIASGSVRQAVEKAFWLHPDVPVEVEVESLEELDEAIKAGADIIMLDNFETEQMREAVKRTNGQAQLEVSGNVTFDTIREFAETGVDYISVGALTKHVRALDLSMRFK
- the ppdD gene encoding prepilin peptidase-dependent pilin — protein: MNKQHGFTLIELMVVIGIIAILSAIGVPAYQNYLRKAALTDMLQTFVPYRTAIELCALDRGGVESCDAGTNGIPSPATTRYVSAMSVAKGVVSLTGQESLNGLEVLMTPVWSDANGMTGWTRDCRIDADSALKLACEDVFRFDSN
- the gspE gene encoding type II secretion system protein GspE → MNSEQLMALCQRHHALLLASDADTIGIAVVGNPGAELMEALRFATQKRIDIECWTAERMEKQRQLASPASLPGVSSAGPAADILNHTLLQALHQRASDIHIEPTENGCQIRLRIDGVLYPQPQLTVASGTILIARLKVLGNLDIAERRLPQDGQFTVELANESVSFRIATLPCSGGEKIVLRLLHQVQQALEIGQLGMSEDQQRRFSGVLNQPQGLILVTGPTGSGKTVTLYTALQARNTPDVNICSVEDPIEIPLAGLNQTQINPRAGLTFQSVLRALLRQDPDIIMVGEIRDGETAEIAIKAAQTGHLVLSTLHTNSTTETLIRLQQMGVARWMISSALSLVIAQRLVRRLCPHCRKDASCHAELPRAVWPRPLPRWQPGGCDRCYHGYYGRVALFEVLEIDNTLRQAIAGGENSEVIEASARQGGMTSLFEHGCMAIEQGLTTLEEVIRVLGMPDGK